The Persephonella atlantica genome includes a window with the following:
- a CDS encoding CDP-alcohol phosphatidyltransferase family protein — MNLTSKRKSLKKLYEPFGLIFVKAHITPNVITVISICMGLLAAFSFYKEKPLTAAFFLFLSGFFDLMDGIVARETEKSSKFGAVFDWLADKFVDGFVLFFIGITYSTPLLTALAVVVNMLHTFIKPVAYAEIGFANREKGKIDDPLEGIGFFGRPETLMTIIVFAVLEHFHILGGLETGFIIITALMTLSLAQRVIYLYIKYNKDYD; from the coding sequence ATGAATTTAACATCAAAAAGAAAATCTTTAAAAAAGCTGTACGAGCCCTTTGGGCTCATTTTTGTAAAGGCACACATAACACCTAACGTTATCACAGTTATATCCATATGTATGGGTCTGCTTGCAGCTTTCTCCTTTTATAAAGAAAAACCTCTGACTGCTGCTTTTTTCTTGTTTCTCAGTGGTTTTTTTGACCTTATGGATGGTATCGTTGCCAGAGAAACAGAAAAATCATCAAAGTTTGGTGCTGTATTTGACTGGCTTGCAGATAAATTTGTTGACGGATTTGTTCTGTTTTTTATAGGGATAACTTACTCAACACCTCTGCTCACAGCACTGGCAGTGGTTGTTAACATGCTTCACACATTCATAAAACCTGTTGCTTACGCTGAGATAGGCTTTGCAAATAGAGAAAAAGGGAAGATTGACGATCCTTTAGAAGGAATAGGATTTTTCGGCAGGCCTGAAACTCTCATGACTATCATTGTTTTTGCAGTTTTAGAGCATTTCCATATTTTAGGAGGGTTAGAAACAGGATTTATCATAATAACAGCACTGATGACCTTATCTCTTGCACAAAGAGTAATATACCTGTATATAAAATACAACAAAGATTACGACTAA
- a CDS encoding sigma-70 family RNA polymerase sigma factor gives MADLDKEQTTLNLYIQKMAEHPLLTPEEEKELARRAKKGDKEALKKLVEGNLRFVVNVAKNFMGWGVPLTDLIAAGNLGLLEAAKRFDPDRDVKFISYAVWWIRQAIMQTIFQQTGAVRIPVKESLFISKVKETYEKLKEQLKREPTIEEIAKEVDASPKKVRNALQIVRMPYSLDKPIGEEGEDLTLLDILSKKGTEDVERDIVEESLHKELSKLLNVLDEREKAIIEYRFGLNGEEPKTLTEVGELLGISRERVRQLEQRALKKLRTLAIKKHLKDFLS, from the coding sequence ATGGCTGATTTAGATAAAGAACAGACAACCCTTAATCTTTACATACAGAAAATGGCTGAACATCCACTTCTAACGCCAGAAGAAGAGAAAGAACTGGCAAGAAGAGCAAAAAAGGGGGATAAAGAGGCTCTAAAGAAACTTGTTGAAGGAAATCTCCGTTTTGTTGTTAATGTGGCAAAAAACTTTATGGGGTGGGGTGTTCCACTTACAGATCTTATTGCAGCTGGAAATCTTGGACTTTTAGAGGCTGCCAAACGATTCGACCCTGACAGGGATGTGAAATTTATATCTTATGCTGTGTGGTGGATCAGACAGGCGATAATGCAGACCATATTCCAGCAAACTGGAGCTGTCAGAATACCTGTAAAAGAGTCGCTGTTTATCAGCAAAGTAAAGGAAACTTACGAAAAACTTAAAGAACAGCTAAAAAGAGAGCCTACAATTGAAGAGATAGCAAAAGAGGTTGATGCCTCTCCCAAAAAAGTGAGAAATGCACTCCAGATTGTGAGAATGCCCTACTCACTGGATAAACCAATAGGAGAGGAAGGGGAAGACCTTACACTGCTGGACATACTGTCCAAAAAAGGAACAGAAGATGTTGAAAGGGACATCGTTGAAGAGTCCTTGCATAAGGAGCTAAGCAAACTGCTCAATGTACTTGATGAAAGGGAGAAGGCTATTATAGAGTACAGGTTCGGTCTGAATGGAGAAGAGCCTAAAACCCTTACAGAAGTTGGAGAACTTCTTGGAATCTCAAGGGAGAGGGTAAGACAGCTTGAACAGAGAGCACTTAAAAAACTGAGGACACTTGCCATAAAAAAACATCTAAAAGACTTTCTGAGCTAA
- the moaD gene encoding molybdopterin converting factor subunit 1, giving the protein MKVKVLYFSSIKDKIKKREEILEIPDNAAVSNLKNILKQLYPEISEVIDRVMIAVNEEYVSDETRLKEGDIIAIIPPVSGG; this is encoded by the coding sequence TTGAAGGTTAAGGTTCTGTACTTTTCTTCCATAAAAGATAAAATCAAAAAAAGGGAAGAGATATTAGAAATTCCAGACAACGCAGCAGTATCTAACCTCAAAAATATTTTGAAACAGCTTTATCCAGAGATATCAGAAGTGATAGACAGGGTTATGATTGCAGTAAATGAAGAGTATGTAAGCGACGAAACAAGATTAAAAGAAGGAGACATTATCGCCATTATACCACCTGTAAGCGGCGGCTGA
- a CDS encoding tetratricopeptide repeat protein yields the protein MRGYFFIPAIFVMALFLAGCQQASRETATIKKIQDEQLWGRKNRAKKAVRIYKKTADEYYKEKAYDKAIVFYNKALVKLKYLKKLKHPYAAQIYEKMGDCYLKLNDRNIAEEFYKKAVEIYQKFYGSEDIRVKRLKEKIKNISLSFRSGSGQYNRMLHETT from the coding sequence ATGAGGGGATACTTTTTTATTCCTGCTATTTTTGTAATGGCTTTATTTTTGGCAGGTTGTCAGCAGGCAAGCAGAGAAACAGCAACAATCAAAAAGATACAGGATGAACAGCTGTGGGGAAGAAAAAATAGAGCCAAAAAAGCTGTCAGGATTTACAAGAAGACAGCTGATGAGTATTACAAAGAGAAAGCTTATGACAAGGCTATCGTTTTCTACAACAAAGCTCTTGTAAAACTAAAGTATCTTAAAAAGCTAAAACATCCGTATGCTGCACAGATTTACGAAAAGATGGGAGATTGTTATCTAAAACTAAATGATAGGAATATTGCTGAAGAGTTTTATAAAAAGGCTGTGGAGATATATCAGAAATTTTACGGCAGTGAAGATATAAGGGTAAAGAGACTGAAAGAGAAGATAAAAAATATCAGCCTATCCTTTCGCTCAGGTTCTGGACAGTATAACAGAATGCTGCATGAGACCACGTGA
- a CDS encoding methyl-accepting chemotaxis protein: MGRAKPQPINRESEFKKDEIFFSCTDLKGIILSGNDVFERVSKYSMEELVGSPHNIIRHPDMPRIVFKLLWDYIQSGKSIVAYVKNMAKDGSYYWVLATVMPVKDSSGEIKEYISIRIKPTSSYFSIIPQLYKDMLKAEKEGGMDASYRVLIDSLHLLGYESYDEFMKDVLIAEMKDKSFSFNIDTTHYGNGYQKVITESLKLYNQIEKLFLSVMKFENLKYLFSKEAEEVYKMADEIRLTALNSSIESMRLGSKGAVFSVISAEMRKNSEEESKIIREMRELIKENTEEIRDIVFTITLSKLEIVMLMKFLASLKKHQNRKKDIDNFYFLLMSSHEFFNQLSHLLLNSFDNLESIDRKIKTLKTLIEELEAMYFRGLIESGYFENTNFSIIYTDVKNLATKNKNNILQMEKSVTDILEKRFFVMGSIEKIKTDIEHLKKLLNSS; this comes from the coding sequence ATGGGAAGAGCAAAACCACAGCCTATCAATAGGGAATCAGAATTTAAAAAAGATGAGATATTTTTTTCCTGTACAGATCTAAAAGGGATAATCCTATCTGGAAATGATGTATTTGAAAGGGTAAGTAAATATTCCATGGAGGAGCTTGTGGGAAGTCCCCACAATATTATCCGGCATCCAGATATGCCAAGAATTGTGTTCAAACTTCTGTGGGACTACATTCAGTCAGGGAAATCAATAGTAGCATACGTTAAAAACATGGCAAAGGACGGCAGTTATTACTGGGTTCTTGCTACTGTAATGCCGGTAAAGGACAGTTCTGGGGAAATAAAAGAATATATATCTATAAGAATAAAACCTACTTCCTCGTATTTCAGTATTATCCCTCAACTATACAAAGATATGCTGAAAGCAGAAAAGGAAGGGGGCATGGATGCATCTTACAGAGTTCTTATTGACAGCCTCCATTTACTGGGATACGAAAGCTACGACGAATTTATGAAAGATGTGTTAATAGCAGAGATGAAGGATAAATCATTCTCTTTCAATATTGATACGACACATTACGGAAATGGATACCAAAAGGTTATAACAGAATCTTTAAAACTGTATAACCAGATTGAAAAACTTTTCCTTTCTGTTATGAAGTTTGAGAATCTAAAATATCTATTTTCTAAAGAAGCGGAAGAAGTATATAAAATGGCAGATGAGATTCGTCTAACAGCTCTTAACTCATCCATTGAATCAATGCGTCTTGGAAGTAAAGGGGCTGTATTCTCCGTTATATCGGCAGAGATGAGAAAAAATTCAGAGGAAGAAAGCAAAATAATCAGGGAAATGAGGGAGCTTATTAAAGAAAATACCGAAGAAATCAGAGATATAGTATTCACCATAACCCTCTCTAAGCTGGAAATTGTTATGCTGATGAAATTTTTAGCATCACTGAAAAAACATCAAAACAGAAAAAAAGACATAGATAACTTTTATTTTCTGCTTATGTCTTCACATGAATTTTTTAATCAGCTTTCACATCTCCTTCTTAACAGCTTTGATAATCTGGAAAGCATTGACAGAAAAATTAAAACATTAAAAACACTTATTGAAGAGCTTGAAGCAATGTACTTTAGAGGTCTGATTGAGTCTGGCTACTTTGAAAACACAAATTTTTCTATCATATACACTGATGTCAAAAATCTTGCAACAAAAAACAAAAACAACATTCTCCAGATGGAAAAATCTGTCACAGACATCTTAGAAAAGAGATTCTTTGTAATGGGAAGTATAGAAAAGATAAAAACGGATATTGAACATCTGAAAAAACTACTCAATTCCTCTTGA
- the murA gene encoding UDP-N-acetylglucosamine 1-carboxyvinyltransferase, translating into MIEIKEGVEFIEVEGGKELKGTVRISGAKNAALPLMAATLLTDRTVVLNNIPYLLDVFTMKSLLEHIGIEITEEERGKFSFCFTEVNSLEAPYEPVSKMRASILVLGPMVARFRQAKVALPGGCSIGTRPVDFHLKALEKMGAKVKVEHGYIYAEAPNGLKGTVIEFPKKTVTGTENIMMAAVLADGKTVLKNAAREPEVVDLANMLKKMGAQIEGEGTDTVVIEGVKRLKGAEHTIIPDRIEAGTFAVLSALFEGSIIVENYPSHYLKYVHTVMERIGISMVQVGTDSFVAKRSKNLRPVRIETKEYPYFPTDLQAQFMSLLSVVEGKSVIRENIFENRFMHVPELRRLGADIQINGREAVINGVKKLTGAPVKATDLRASAAMVIAGLIAEGTTRIYDIYHLDRGYENIDSKLKALGASVSRGIE; encoded by the coding sequence ATGATTGAGATAAAAGAGGGTGTTGAGTTTATTGAGGTAGAAGGGGGAAAAGAGTTAAAGGGAACTGTTCGTATATCTGGAGCAAAAAATGCAGCACTACCTTTGATGGCTGCCACACTTCTTACTGATAGGACAGTTGTTCTGAATAATATTCCTTATCTGCTTGATGTTTTTACGATGAAATCTTTGCTGGAACACATTGGCATTGAGATAACAGAGGAAGAAAGAGGAAAGTTTTCCTTCTGCTTTACAGAGGTTAACTCCCTTGAAGCACCTTATGAACCTGTAAGCAAGATGAGAGCCTCTATACTGGTTCTTGGTCCTATGGTTGCTCGCTTTCGTCAGGCAAAAGTTGCTCTTCCCGGAGGATGCTCAATAGGAACAAGACCTGTAGATTTCCACCTGAAAGCCTTAGAGAAGATGGGAGCAAAAGTAAAGGTTGAACATGGATATATATATGCAGAGGCTCCAAATGGTCTGAAAGGAACCGTTATTGAATTTCCTAAAAAAACAGTAACAGGAACAGAAAACATAATGATGGCGGCTGTTCTCGCTGATGGAAAAACGGTCTTAAAAAATGCAGCCAGAGAGCCAGAAGTTGTTGACCTTGCAAATATGCTGAAGAAGATGGGAGCACAGATAGAAGGGGAAGGGACAGACACCGTTGTTATCGAAGGTGTAAAGAGGCTAAAAGGAGCAGAGCATACAATAATACCTGACAGAATAGAGGCAGGAACATTTGCTGTTCTTTCTGCTTTGTTTGAAGGGAGCATCATTGTTGAAAACTATCCTTCCCATTATCTGAAATATGTACATACAGTGATGGAAAGGATAGGTATCAGTATGGTTCAGGTGGGAACAGACAGTTTTGTGGCAAAAAGGTCTAAAAATCTCAGGCCTGTCAGGATAGAAACAAAGGAGTATCCATACTTTCCCACAGACCTTCAGGCACAGTTTATGAGCCTTCTCTCTGTTGTGGAAGGAAAGTCTGTTATTAGGGAAAACATTTTTGAAAACAGATTTATGCATGTTCCTGAACTGAGGCGTTTGGGAGCAGACATTCAGATAAACGGGAGAGAGGCTGTAATTAACGGTGTGAAAAAACTTACAGGGGCACCTGTTAAAGCAACAGACCTGAGGGCAAGTGCTGCCATGGTCATAGCAGGACTTATAGCAGAAGGAACAACCCGTATTTACGACATATACCATTTAGACAGGGGATACGAAAACATAGACTCAAAGCTAAAAGCATTGGGAGCCAGCGTATCAAGAGGAATTGAGTAG
- a CDS encoding 2,5-diamino-6-(ribosylamino)-4(3H)-pyrimidinone 5'-phosphate reductase, whose amino-acid sequence MHRPYTIIVSEVTVDGKLTLRKGRSSKEIMQFMDEEANRYLHQLRAKVDGIMVGAETIRTDNPFLTVRYVEGKNPTRIVPTSKADIPLDSNILEKHAPTIIITSENAPEEKVKALEEKVEVVRCGRESVDLVEMMDILYKKGIKTLMVEGGATLNWNLLRLGLVDEVRLIHIPFIVGGTDTPTLVGGEGFYSFDEVVKLKLRAHFLRGSHLITEWEIKFEG is encoded by the coding sequence ATGCACAGACCTTATACAATAATCGTTTCAGAAGTTACTGTTGACGGAAAACTAACACTGAGAAAGGGGCGTTCTTCAAAGGAAATAATGCAGTTTATGGATGAAGAGGCAAACAGATACTTACATCAGCTCAGGGCAAAAGTTGATGGTATTATGGTGGGAGCTGAAACCATAAGAACAGACAATCCCTTTTTAACTGTCAGATATGTAGAAGGGAAAAATCCCACAAGGATAGTTCCCACATCAAAGGCAGACATCCCATTAGACTCTAACATTTTAGAAAAACACGCTCCCACAATAATAATAACATCTGAAAATGCACCTGAAGAAAAGGTAAAGGCATTAGAAGAAAAGGTTGAAGTTGTCAGATGCGGCAGAGAAAGTGTTGACCTTGTTGAGATGATGGACATTCTGTACAAAAAAGGTATAAAAACCCTGATGGTTGAAGGGGGAGCAACACTGAACTGGAATCTCCTCAGACTGGGACTTGTAGATGAGGTTAGACTGATACACATACCATTTATTGTTGGCGGAACAGATACACCAACACTGGTTGGAGGAGAAGGGTTTTATTCATTTGATGAGGTTGTAAAACTAAAGCTCAGAGCACACTTTCTCAGAGGTTCACATCTTATAACAGAGTGGGAGATAAAGTTTGAAGGTTAA
- the aspS gene encoding aspartate--tRNA ligase, translated as MLDNLGDFKRDYFCGELTENNIGDEVRLLGWADSVRDHGGVIFINLRDKEGIVQIVIDPSKSPEQAYEKAKRVRSEYVLAVRGRVNRRPAGTENPKLKTGNIEVAVEELKILNTCDILPFPIEDNINVHEEVRLRYRYLDLRRPQMLKKLILRHEVYQATREYLAGHGFLEVETPMLTKSTPEGARDFLVPSRLEQGKFYALPQSPQLFKQILMVGGIERYFQIVKCFRDEDLRKDRQPEFTQIDFEMSFVSEEDVIAISEGLVHYLFKKILGIEINLPIKRMSYEEAINRYGTDKPDLRYGLELVDITDISKDVEFKVFRAVAQEGGLVKGINIKGGARLTRKEIDNLTEYAQKFGAKGMAWIKINEDGSLQSPIVKFFTQKQIDQIISRMEGEKGDLFVFIADKPEVTHRILGFLRKHIAEMMNIIPEDRWEFVWIVDFPLLEWDEEENRLVALHHPFTSPKEEDINRLDEALNNREIALSFKSRAYDLVLNGEEIAGGSIRIHRPDVQKKIFELIGISDEEAEERFGFLVNALKYGAPPHGGLAFGLDRLVALMTGSDSIREVIAFPKTQKGICPLTQAPDYVREEQLEELGIEVELPQEET; from the coding sequence ATGTTAGACAACTTAGGTGATTTTAAAAGGGATTACTTCTGTGGAGAGCTTACAGAAAACAACATAGGCGATGAAGTGAGGCTTCTTGGGTGGGCTGACAGCGTCAGAGACCACGGAGGAGTTATTTTTATAAACCTTAGAGACAAAGAAGGAATTGTCCAGATTGTTATAGACCCTTCAAAAAGTCCGGAGCAGGCATATGAAAAGGCAAAAAGAGTCAGGTCTGAATATGTACTTGCCGTAAGGGGAAGGGTGAACAGAAGACCTGCAGGAACAGAAAATCCAAAGCTAAAAACAGGAAACATAGAAGTAGCAGTTGAGGAACTGAAAATTCTAAACACATGTGACATACTTCCCTTTCCTATTGAAGACAACATCAACGTTCATGAAGAGGTCAGACTGAGATACAGATATTTAGACCTTAGAAGACCTCAGATGCTTAAGAAACTAATTCTCAGGCATGAAGTATATCAGGCAACAAGGGAGTATCTTGCTGGACATGGATTTTTAGAAGTAGAAACTCCAATGCTTACAAAATCCACACCTGAAGGAGCAAGAGATTTTCTTGTCCCTTCAAGACTTGAGCAGGGCAAATTCTATGCACTTCCCCAGTCACCACAGCTGTTCAAACAGATACTGATGGTAGGAGGGATAGAAAGATACTTCCAGATTGTAAAATGCTTCAGAGATGAAGACCTGAGAAAAGATAGACAGCCTGAGTTTACACAGATAGACTTTGAGATGTCTTTTGTAAGCGAAGAAGACGTTATAGCAATTTCGGAAGGTCTTGTCCATTATCTATTCAAAAAGATACTGGGAATAGAGATAAATCTTCCTATAAAGAGAATGTCCTATGAAGAAGCAATAAACAGATACGGAACAGATAAACCAGACCTTAGATACGGTCTGGAGCTTGTAGACATTACAGACATATCAAAAGATGTTGAGTTTAAAGTTTTCCGAGCAGTTGCTCAGGAAGGAGGGCTTGTGAAAGGTATTAACATAAAAGGCGGAGCAAGATTAACCAGAAAAGAGATTGATAACTTGACGGAGTACGCCCAGAAATTTGGCGCTAAAGGAATGGCATGGATTAAGATAAATGAAGACGGCTCTCTCCAATCCCCAATTGTCAAATTCTTTACACAGAAACAGATAGATCAGATTATCAGCAGGATGGAAGGAGAAAAGGGAGACCTTTTTGTCTTTATAGCAGATAAACCAGAGGTAACCCACAGGATTTTAGGCTTTCTTAGAAAACATATTGCAGAGATGATGAACATAATACCTGAAGATAGATGGGAGTTTGTATGGATAGTAGATTTTCCCCTGCTGGAATGGGATGAAGAGGAAAACAGACTTGTTGCACTGCACCACCCATTTACATCACCTAAAGAAGAAGATATAAACAGGTTAGACGAAGCACTCAACAACAGAGAAATTGCACTTTCCTTTAAATCAAGGGCATATGACCTTGTCCTTAATGGTGAGGAGATAGCAGGTGGTTCAATCCGTATCCACAGACCAGATGTTCAGAAAAAGATTTTTGAGCTGATAGGTATATCAGACGAAGAGGCAGAAGAAAGATTTGGTTTTCTCGTTAATGCATTAAAATATGGAGCTCCACCTCACGGAGGATTAGCATTTGGTCTTGATAGACTTGTTGCCCTTATGACAGGTTCTGACAGTATCAGAGAAGTTATTGCCTTCCCCAAAACCCAGAAGGGTATATGTCCCCTCACACAGGCTCCAGACTATGTGAGAGAGGAGCAGTTAGAAGAGCTTGGCATAGAAGTTGAACTACCTCAGGAAGAAACCTAA
- a CDS encoding glycoside hydrolase family 15 protein produces MYREAVISNGTLFINFDKYLSMRDLYFPYIGQYNHLGGNKNHLIVSVDGKIEYMDGWERKFFYKKKTLITDITAENNRLGIKLKVNDLIHKYLPVYIRKIKVKNTSDRKKHVKILFYHDFCLYETTSGNTALYHPDLKGIVHYRENTYLLISIFPQISDFTISMKKDSALRQIETENLKRNPIARGEIDSAVAYYMELQPLEERFFYYYLIAGHSFDDLEEKQSRMLREGIEHFIEETEIFHRGWLKEQKKIKDSINGRIKELYDKSLHIIKAHMDNHGSIIASADSSIFHRFNKDHYSYSWPRDNAFIVMALDRAGYGNTTKKFFEFAAHTITKKGYFLQKYLPDGSFGSSWHPWIDENGNPQLPIQEDETALVVWALYNHYKETKDIEFIDRMYAALVRPAAEFMVSYRDKDGLPLESYDPWEERRGVLTYTCATVFAGLISASKMAQLTGNIDEAKRYEKAAREVRTAILKKLYDRKAERFVKMLIRDSQGKWKKDLTVDASLLAVYFTGMLPPSDHRVINTVNAIKEKLWINFGIKGLARFEGDQYHRIKRDYPGNPWIITTMWLADWYIATNQIEEGIKLIKWAVKRQSQAGLLAEQYDPETGNPLSVTPLTWSHAAFCYTVQNLSERIG; encoded by the coding sequence ATGTACAGGGAAGCTGTAATATCAAACGGAACACTATTTATAAACTTTGATAAATATCTTTCTATGAGAGACCTTTATTTTCCTTACATAGGGCAGTACAACCATCTGGGAGGAAACAAAAATCATCTGATTGTATCTGTTGACGGAAAGATAGAGTATATGGACGGCTGGGAGAGAAAGTTCTTTTATAAAAAGAAAACACTGATAACAGATATCACCGCAGAAAATAATAGACTTGGTATTAAACTGAAGGTAAATGACCTTATCCATAAGTATCTACCTGTTTATATAAGGAAAATAAAGGTGAAGAACACCTCTGACAGAAAGAAGCATGTAAAAATACTTTTCTATCACGATTTTTGTCTTTATGAAACGACGTCAGGTAATACAGCTCTGTATCATCCAGACCTTAAAGGAATTGTCCATTACAGAGAAAATACCTACCTTCTTATCTCTATATTTCCCCAGATTTCAGACTTTACAATAAGCATGAAAAAAGATTCTGCCCTCAGGCAGATAGAAACAGAAAACCTGAAAAGAAATCCTATTGCAAGAGGAGAGATAGACAGTGCTGTTGCGTACTACATGGAGCTTCAGCCTCTTGAGGAGAGATTTTTTTATTACTATCTGATAGCTGGACACAGCTTTGATGATTTAGAAGAGAAACAGTCTCGTATGCTCAGGGAAGGTATTGAACACTTTATTGAGGAAACAGAAATTTTCCACAGAGGATGGCTGAAAGAACAAAAAAAGATAAAAGACTCAATAAATGGAAGGATAAAAGAGCTTTACGATAAAAGCCTGCACATCATAAAGGCTCACATGGATAATCACGGCTCAATTATAGCATCAGCAGATTCCAGTATATTCCACAGGTTCAACAAAGACCACTACAGCTACTCATGGCCCCGTGATAATGCATTTATTGTTATGGCTTTAGACAGGGCAGGTTACGGAAACACAACAAAGAAATTCTTTGAGTTTGCGGCTCATACCATAACAAAAAAGGGATACTTTCTCCAGAAATACCTCCCAGATGGGTCTTTTGGTTCCTCATGGCATCCGTGGATTGATGAGAACGGTAATCCTCAGCTCCCCATTCAGGAAGACGAAACAGCCCTTGTCGTATGGGCATTATACAACCATTACAAGGAGACAAAAGATATTGAGTTTATAGACAGAATGTATGCAGCACTTGTCAGACCAGCTGCTGAGTTTATGGTCTCTTACAGAGATAAAGATGGACTTCCTTTAGAAAGCTACGACCCATGGGAAGAAAGAAGGGGCGTTCTCACATATACCTGTGCAACAGTGTTTGCAGGGTTAATCTCCGCATCAAAGATGGCTCAGCTTACAGGAAATATAGATGAGGCAAAAAGATATGAAAAAGCAGCAAGAGAAGTGAGAACTGCTATACTAAAGAAACTGTACGATAGAAAAGCCGAAAGGTTTGTCAAAATGCTTATCAGAGACAGTCAAGGAAAATGGAAAAAAGACCTGACAGTAGATGCCAGTCTGCTTGCAGTTTACTTTACAGGGATGCTCCCTCCAAGCGACCACAGAGTTATAAACACCGTCAATGCCATAAAGGAAAAACTGTGGATAAATTTTGGAATAAAAGGTCTTGCCCGTTTTGAAGGAGACCAGTACCACAGAATAAAGAGGGATTATCCTGGAAATCCGTGGATTATAACAACAATGTGGCTGGCAGACTGGTACATAGCAACAAACCAGATAGAAGAAGGAATAAAACTGATTAAATGGGCCGTCAAAAGACAGTCTCAGGCTGGACTGTTAGCTGAACAGTACGACCCTGAAACAGGAAATCCCCTCTCTGTTACTCCACTCACGTGGTCTCATGCAGCATTCTGTTATACTGTCCAGAACCTGAGCGAAAGGATAGGCTGA